CAGGCGAGGTCACCGGCACGTGACTGAAGGCGCGTGATCTGGATTTGGGGATCAGGCGGGTGCAGCACTCAACGAGTTCAACCTGACCACCGTCCCCCAACGGCGCCATCGACGCCCTCGACGTCGACCAGGCCGTCGCGACCTTGTCGGCGATCCGTCCGAAGGCCGCCGAGATCCTCGAACTGTACGGAGTGAACCAGCCCGGGACCACGGCCGGGCAAGCCTTGACCCAGGCGCAAACGGACCTGACGTTCCGCTTGCCCGCACGGCGGGTGGCCGCCGCCCACCAGGGCCGCACCCACTTCTACGAGTTCGGCTGGCGATCTCCTGCCCTCGGCGGAAGGCTCGGCGCCTGCCACAGCCTCATCCTGCCGTTCATGTTCAACACCTTGTCCCTCGACACCGGCCCGGACCGCATGGCGGGCCCGAACCCGCCGCAAGAGCTTGCCGAGCGTGTTCACCGGGCCTGGATCGACTTCGCCACCACAAGGGACCCGGGCTGGCCCGAATACGGCCCCGACCGCCAGTTGATGTGGCTGGACACCCCCAGCACCACTCGCCCCGACGACGTGCCGTGGGCCAACGTCGAGCGCTTCGAACCCACCCGGGCATAGAGTTCCGTCTGGACGTCGGGCTCAACTACCGCTGCCCGTCCACGAATCGCCAACGGGCAAGTGTCGTCTCGAAGGGCTCCCAAAACCCGGAATACGGCGAGGATGCCCAGCCTGACCCGATGGTACGTGGGGCATCCGGGCAACCCGGTCGGTCAACGCCGTCACGGCCGACGGGCCGAACGCACCACACCGCAGAGATCAATCTCCCAGAAGGCCTCACTCGCGTGAACACGGTGGGTGAACGCCACGCACCGGCACCTTCGGGCAGTCCGCCCTGCCTCAGAACCCGGGCATCTGGAAGTCGTTGAAGAACCACAGCGCGCTCGTGTACCAGATGACGACGACCGCGACCACCAGGAGACCGCCGGCGAGCGGCAGAAGCCATCCGACCCGCAGCCGGGAGCGAACGAACACCACCTTGGCCGCGAACGCGCCGTAGAAGAAGCAGGCGGAGAGGGAATGGACGGCCGCTCGCACAGGAGTGAGTTCGACACCATAGGTCTGAACGCAGTGGACGGTGATGGGGATCGTGCCGAGGAACACGAGGGCACCGACCACCCGGTGTGCGCGCGGAACGGCCTTCGGTACCGTCCTGACGCGCGGAAGCCGCCGGTACATCCACAGCGCCAGCAGGAGCTGGACCATCGCCAGCCCGAGGATGGCCGTGGCCAGTCTGGCCTTGAGCCGCACCGCGTCGGTCAGATGCTGCCCGAAGAGGCCGCTGGCGTAGTCGGGTGTGATGGTGCGGCCGACCAGGAAAAGCGCCAGTGCCACAGCAAGGGCCAGTGCCGAAGCCGAGCCCACCACGATGCCCGTCCTGCGTCGGTGCGCATCCGCGTCCACCGCCCATCCTCCGTCCAAAGAGCCGGTGCGAGGGAGCGAACCACTCGACCGACAGCCCCCTTACGGAGGTCTGCCCAGGTCAGCGGTCCGCACCGAGTGCCACGCGAGACGCGGCGTTAATGGCGGTCCGGTTAGCGGAGCTTGTCGAGCTGGTTGGTGGCGTCGTCCACGAAGTAGACGGCGTTCTGGTTCAGGCTCACGGCCAGGCCGAAGAGGGCGCCCGCGCCGGGCGGGGTGCCGCTGGAGTCCAGTTGGCGCCAGGCGATCTGGTCACCGTGCGGCGTGGTCTCGACGATGTTGCCATCGTCGGCGTTCACGGTGAGTACGTCCTCGCGGGGTGAGATGGCCAGTCCCAGGGGGCCGTTGAGGTGGCCGCCCTTGCTGATGACCCGTCCGATGCCGGCGCTTCGGTCACGGTGAAGGGAGTCGGGGATGACGGTGATCCGGTTGGCGGCGGTGTCGGCAACGTAGAGCGTGCCGTGTCGGCCCAGTCCGACGCCGGTGGGCCCAACGACAAGCGCGGCGGGATCGGTCCGTTCCGGGAAGCCTGATCCGATGACGCGGGTGTCGACCCAGGTCGGCGGATCGTCGCCGCACCGGTTCAGGGTGATCCGCAGGACGGTGCCGCGGTGGACCGTCCTGCCGCCGGCGGCCACGGTGCCGTTCAGGACGTTGGTGACGAAAAGGTCCGTGGTGTCCCCGAAGCTGGCCGCAGTCATGTCCCAGGGGCCGTTGATGCCGTGGCCGGCCAGCGTCTCACGGACGTGTCCGCGGCTGTCCAGGACCAGCAGGCATCCGGCCTTCGCCGTGGCGGGGGTGCCGTCGGTCGTGGGCAGGCTGCCCACGACGACCCAGCCGCCCGGCAGGACCGCCAGCGCGGTGGTGGGCCCGATTCCACCGGGACAGCTCCCAGGCAGATGGTTGGCGTCGATGCGGGCGAACGGTCGGACCCGGCCGCCGGGGGCGACCTCGACGATCGTGGTACCGGTGCCCTGGAGGTTTTTGACGTTGTTGAAGTTGCTCACCAACACGTCGCCACGGTGCAGACGGCCCACAGACGATTCGACCACGGCGGTGCCGTACGGGTTCACGTCCCCGTTGCCCGGAACGGTGGACGCCACCGTGGAGATGCGGTGGAGCCCTCCCAGGAACGATCCCGCGGCTCCGGCCGGGGACGCTCCAGTCACCGTCAGAGCTCCTGCGGCCAGTCCGGCGGCCAGCATCGGCGCCACCAGCGACCTGCAGCGGATTCCGAGTCTCACGCCCACCTCCAACAGGGGACGGCCACCCTCACCGTCTCGTCACACACGGTCGCGATCCATCACAGCACGCGCACGGTCGGGCCGGCACACGACACGCACACCGGTCCGGCCTCGGCCTCGCCCGCCCCCGACAACGGACGTTCGCCGGCCGAGCAGCGGCACCCGACAGCAGTGGCTTCGCGGTCGCGAACGCGTGGCGCCACAAGCCGCTACAACACTCCCGGCTTCCTGCGGCCGGCTCCTGACACGCCCCCAGCGAGAGAGCACACGCTCAAGCGTCGTGGCCACCGCCGAGTGGAACCGCGCCGAGGCCGTCGAGAGGCGCCGCAAGGAGCTGCCCGCGCCACCGAGAGCCGGCGCACGCCGAGGAGGTGCTCCGTTTGATCGGGTGCACAGCGTCGTCCTCCCCGGGGCACCGGTCGGCCGATACCCGACGGGTCCATCCCCGGTTACGGCAGTCGGACGCCACTGCGGACTCTTGGTCACCCGCACGCGTGAAGGTCGGGCGTGGGGCTGATCGCCCCGGGCAGCGGGGCGGCATTCGTGCGTAGCGTGGTTCCGCGACTCGCCGTCGGCGGGTCGGTGGCCGGCGCCACCGCTTCCCCAGGGCCAAGAGGTCTGTCATGAATCGTGCCATCACACTTGCGGTCGGGATGGTCGCCGTCGCGGCCTGTTCTTCCGGATGCAGCAGTTCCGGTACCACGGCTTCCTCGACCTCGCCCGCCGGCACCAGTGCCTCGACGACCACCACCGGCTCGGCCGTGCCCAGTGGCAGTGCGGCCACCCCGACCGGAGGCGCCGCCACGGTGAAGACGGCGAGTTCGCCGCTCGGCCAGATCCTGGTCGACGGCTCGGGCAGGACGTTGTACCTGTTCAAGGCCGATACCGGGACGACCTCGACCTGCAACGGATCCTGTGCCCAGGCATGGCCGCCGCAGACCACGACGGGGAAGCCCAGCAGCAGCGGAGTGACCGCATCCCAGGTCGGAACGACCACCCGAACCGACCACTCCACCCAGGTGACCTACCACGGCCACCCGCTCTACTACTTCGCCGAGGACACCAAGCCCGGCCAAACCAACGGCCAGGGCGTCAACGCCTTCGGCGCCTCCTGGTACGTGGTCAGCCCCAGCGGCACCCCGGTCACCAGCGCCGCCTCGGCGTCTGCGTCGGCATCTGCCGGCTCCACGAGCGGCGGGGGCGGGTACTGAGACCCCTACCTCACTTCCGTCCCCTCGACGACGAGCAACGGCGGAGTGTCGCCCGGCGGGTGCCACTCCGCCTCGGACGATCGTCAGATCTGACACTTCGGAGGAGAGTTGGCCAGGGCGACGGGCACTGACTTCGTCCGGACCAGGCGGAGCCTGCACGGACTCGCCGAGTTGCTGATGGCTGGGCCCCAGTTCCGCCGCAGCGGGACGATCCGGCTTCGGGTGATCCCAGGCGGATTCGCCACCACCAAGGAACCGGACATCAGGGTGCAGGACCTGCGCCTGATCGCGGGCGGACACACACTCTCCCTGGCAGGCAGCTACGCGGACCTGGCCCGCACCGCCGGGATCACCCCCGGAGCCCCGGTGGACCTCTACCCCCAAGGAAGCGACATCGCCACCGAGGACACCATCGAGGTCGATCCGCAGTCCGCTGGGCGGATCTCCGACGTCCTCGCACTCGGCCTTCAGGCGCTGGGCCACTTCGCCCCGCACGAGACCGCCGTGCTGTGGCCCGAACACTTCGACCTCAGCGTTACCTGGGACGAGGTCAACTTCGGCATCTCCCTCGGCGACGCATTCGCGGACGAGCCCTACGCGTACGTCGGGCCGTGGACCCCGCCGCAGTCGGACGCGTTCTGGAACGCGCCCTTCGGCGCCGCACGTCCCCTGAGCGGACTCTCCGACGCCCCCGCACTCGAAGCCTTCTACGCAGAAGGCCGTCGCCTGGCCCACCAGGCCCGTTCGGCCTGATGACACTGCGCCTGCCGACAACCTCATCCGTGCCAGTTCAGTCGCCATGTTGGTACGCGTGGATGGCGCCGACAAGCCGGTCCCTCCGGCGTATGTCGAGGTGGGCAAGCTGCCCGAGTTCGAGCGGTTCAGGCACCGGACGTAGTGGCGCCGCCGGGTCCGCCCTCAACTACGTGGGATGATCGGGCACTTGTTCGAGCAATCCGGGCAGTATCAGGCCCGACCGAATCAGCCGTACAGTCTGTGGTGGAATACCTGCTCCTTGGTTGGTGTGAGCGTGCGAATCCGTGTGCGTGGGTGACTGCTCGGCCTGACCGATCGACAGGGTCCGCTTCGGCGGCGATTGTTCCAGCTGCCCCAGCCCCCGGCGGCGTCCCACAGGAGACGGCCGAGGAGACCTGGATGGGCGCGCGCGACATCAATGCCCGATCGACGGCTGACCGCCAACACCTGCGCCGGTGCGGGATCGGGAGCTCGGCCGCACTCGCGGTTGAGCGTCACGACGGGCAGGGCAGGACGACGATCAGGTTGACCGGCGAGCTGGGCCGGGACTCGGGCCGCTCCTGCGCCGGGAGTCGGCCGGTTGTCTGGCCGGTGGCGTGCACGGCATCCCGGTGGCTCGCCATGGTCGCCCTCGACGACTGCAGCGGCCTGATCGCACTCCTGCAGGCCCACCGGCGCGAGGCCGTGGTCGGGGCGGCGTTGCGACTGCACGACCCCAGGCCCGTCGCGAGCATATGCAGATCGCGGCGCGAGGCGTTGCGGCTGCGAGAGGATCTGTCCTCGTGCGCTTCATCGACCGGCTCTCCCCGAGTAACCAGCGGAAACTCGGGCGGTCGGGCAGCAGCGCCGTCCGTCACGGCGGTGGCGACCGGGACGAGCCGGGGCTGTCTCAGGTGAAGTCGGAGACGGACATGACGAGGCTGACTGTCTCCCAGGTGATCGCCTGCCTGGTGCGGGCCGTCCGGTGCGGCGACGCGCGGATGGCCCAGGAACTTCTGTCCCGGTTCAGCACGCTGGCCGAGTTGGAGGACCTGATGGAATTGCGGGCTGCACTGGAGGCGGACCTGCGCAGCGGACCGGACCGCCCCTCGTTCAGGCCGTGAGTAGTTTCGATGCAGGACACCCACTTTGGTCGGTCGGGATCTGCCCGTTTTGGCGTCGCCAGCGCTCGTGTTCAGTTGGCGGATTCGCATGATCGTCGCAACATTGCTGGTCTCATGCTGTCAGAGCGGCGGCGAAGGCGTGGGCAGGACTTCGCCATCCCAGGGTCTTCCGGGGCCGGTCGTTGAGCCGTTCCTCGCTTGCGCGTATTTCATCGGCGGTGCGGACGGACAGGGCCGTGCCCTTGGGGAGGCATTGCCGCAGCGGGCCGTTGATGTTCTCGTTCATGCCGCACTGCCAGGGGCTGGCTGGGCAGGCGAAGAGGACACCATCCTGGAAAAGCGGCGCCAGTTCGTCGCGGCGGGCCGTGTCGATGCCCTGGTCCTACATCAGCGTCATCCTCGCGGTTTCGGGAGGGCCGCCGTCGCGGCCGTGACGGCGTCGCGAACGTTCGCGGAGTCGTGCCCGTCGGGCAGCGGGATGAGTCGCAGCGGAGCGTGTGCGGCGGTCGACGCGTGGCGGCCGATCCGACAGGTCGCCCTCTCCTTGTGCCGAGTACGGCGCTGGGCTCCGGCCCGAGCCAACGCACGGAGAGGCGGCCGGGACGACCCCGGCCTACGGTGGACGTGTGGACGGCGAGATCACTGCGCAGGACCTCAAGAACGTGCTGCGGGCGCTGGCCGAGCTGTTCGAGGAACTGCGGCGCTTCCCCACCGACCGGGACGTCGTGCAGCGCACCGGCATGCCGGTGGACGACGTGGGGCGAACACTGAGGACCCTGGCCGAGAACGAGATGATCACCGAGCGGAGCGAGGGCGGCCACCGTGTGGTGACCCGGGTGACCCGGGTCGGCGTGGCGTTCGCGAGTGAGACCTGAACGGTATGCAGCCGGCCACCAGGGGCGGCGTGGCGGACGAGATCTTCGAGCCCATCCGGCCTAGGGCGCGGACTTCGACTCCCCGTGGACCTGGCTCGAGAGGAACACGGCCTCGGCGGAACTCAGGTGTCCATGCGGCCCAGTACCGGTCTGCTCCGGCAAGCCGTACAGTCCGTGGTGAACAGTGGACTATCTGTTCTCGGCTGGTGTGAGCATTCGAGCGTCCTGCGTCGAGGTGCCTCCGGCCGACCGACTGAGCTGACCGCTTCGGCGGTGATCGTTCCAGCTGCCCCAGACCCCGGCGGCGTCCCAGAGGAGACGGCCGAGGAGATCTGGATGCCCACGAACCACATCACCGGCCGATCGAAGGGGGCCCGCCGTCGCCCGCCACCCCGGTGCGGGGCCGCGGTGCCGACGGAGACACTCACCGTCGAACGGCACGACCGGCACGGCAGGGCCGAGATCACACTGGCCGGCGAGATCGACATGGCCTCCGCGCCAATCGTGCGCCACGCACTGTCGCGCTGCCTGGCCGACGGCGTGCACGCCATCGAGGTCGACCTCGCCCAGGTCGGCTTCTGCGACTGCAGCGGGCTGAGCGCGTTGCTGCAGGCCTACCAGCGAGCCACTGCAGCCGGAGTGTCCTTGCGGCTGCGCGACCCGAGACCTGTCGTGGCCCGGCTGATCGCGCTGGCCTGTACCGACACCCCCCTGCTGCACCTGGGAGGCGCAGGAGGGGACTGCTGACAGCACTCGTCCCGACGGATGCCGACGCTGCGTGCGGCAGGCCCCCTGCCCCGCCCCCCGTCTCGTCGTGCGCGGCTCCGACGACGGCACGGTGGACCGAGTGGCGACCCCTCCGGCCTGGCAGACCGTTGCTTCGGCTGCTCCCCCGGCCGCTCTGTGCGGTACCAGGCTGCTGCGGCACAGCGTAGAGTCGATGGCGGAAGTGCGTTGTCGGCGGGTTCGGACGCCCGAAGCCCTGTTCTCCGGCGTCTCGGGCAGACCGACTGAGCCGGCCGCTTCAGCGGCGAGCGCTCCAGCTGCCCAAGACCCCGGTGGTGTCCCAGACGAGACAGC
This genomic interval from Streptacidiphilus rugosus AM-16 contains the following:
- a CDS encoding carboxylesterase family protein, with the translated sequence MSAIRPKAAEILELYGVNQPGTTAGQALTQAQTDLTFRLPARRVAAAHQGRTHFYEFGWRSPALGGRLGACHSLILPFMFNTLSLDTGPDRMAGPNPPQELAERVHRAWIDFATTRDPGWPEYGPDRQLMWLDTPSTTRPDDVPWANVERFEPTRA
- a CDS encoding STAS domain-containing protein, whose protein sequence is MPTNHITGRSKGARRRPPPRCGAAVPTETLTVERHDRHGRAEITLAGEIDMASAPIVRHALSRCLADGVHAIEVDLAQVGFCDCSGLSALLQAYQRATAAGVSLRLRDPRPVVARLIALACTDTPLLHLGGAGGDC
- a CDS encoding DUF6529 family protein encodes the protein MDADAHRRRTGIVVGSASALALAVALALFLVGRTITPDYASGLFGQHLTDAVRLKARLATAILGLAMVQLLLALWMYRRLPRVRTVPKAVPRAHRVVGALVFLGTIPITVHCVQTYGVELTPVRAAVHSLSACFFYGAFAAKVVFVRSRLRVGWLLPLAGGLLVVAVVVIWYTSALWFFNDFQMPGF
- a CDS encoding COG4315 family predicted lipoprotein translates to MNRAITLAVGMVAVAACSSGCSSSGTTASSTSPAGTSASTTTTGSAVPSGSAATPTGGAATVKTASSPLGQILVDGSGRTLYLFKADTGTTSTCNGSCAQAWPPQTTTGKPSSSGVTASQVGTTTRTDHSTQVTYHGHPLYYFAEDTKPGQTNGQGVNAFGASWYVVSPSGTPVTSAASASASASAGSTSGGGGY
- a CDS encoding NHL repeat-containing protein encodes the protein MRLGIRCRSLVAPMLAAGLAAGALTVTGASPAGAAGSFLGGLHRISTVASTVPGNGDVNPYGTAVVESSVGRLHRGDVLVSNFNNVKNLQGTGTTIVEVAPGGRVRPFARIDANHLPGSCPGGIGPTTALAVLPGGWVVVGSLPTTDGTPATAKAGCLLVLDSRGHVRETLAGHGINGPWDMTAASFGDTTDLFVTNVLNGTVAAGGRTVHRGTVLRITLNRCGDDPPTWVDTRVIGSGFPERTDPAALVVGPTGVGLGRHGTLYVADTAANRITVIPDSLHRDRSAGIGRVISKGGHLNGPLGLAISPREDVLTVNADDGNIVETTPHGDQIAWRQLDSSGTPPGAGALFGLAVSLNQNAVYFVDDATNQLDKLR